The genomic window AGCCGGGCGGACGCGACGAGTCGAGCGACGGCGGCGGGACCGGCGGCGGCGACGGCACCGGCGACGCCGGCAGCACGGACGGCGACGCGGACACCGGCAAGAACGGCGACCCGGGCGCGATCGGCGCGGCCAACGGCGGCGGCGCGAGCGCGGGCGCACAGGTCCCCGCCGGCTCCCCACTGCCGAACTGCGCCCCCGGCACACTGAAGTTGACGCTGACCAGCGCCAAGGTCGCCTACGCGCCCGGCGAGAAGCCGCGCTTCCAGCTCGTCGCGAAGAACACCTCCGACGTCACGTGCAAGGCGGACTTCGGGCCCAAGGCCGCGGTGCTGACCATCAGCGACAACTCGGACGACGAGGTCTGGTCGTCGGCCGACTGCCCGAGCGGTGGCGGCAGTCTGCTCCTGCGGGTGGCCGCGAACTCGACGGTCAGCCACATCGTCGACTGGGACCGCCGCCAGAGCGCCCCGCACTGCGCCACGCCCCCGGCCGGCCAGGTCCCTGCCGGAACGTACCTGCTGGAGGCCCGCTTCCCGGGCGCGACGGTGGCACCGGCCTCGTTCCGCCTGGAGAAGGACTAGGTCGTGTCTTCCGGATAAGGCCGGAGGACACGCCTAGACGTAACGCTCCAGGATGGACGACTCCGCGAGCCGCGACAGCCCCTCGCGCACACTGCGCGCACGCGCCTCGCCGACGCCGTCGACGGCCTGGAGGTCGTCGACGCTCGCCGCGAGGAGCTTCTGCAGGCCGCCGAAGTGCTCCACGAGCCGCTCGATGATCGCGCCCGGCAGCCGCGGCACCTTCGCCAGCAGGCGGTAACCGCGCGGTGAGACCGCGGAGTCCAGCGTCTCGGGCGAGCCGCTGTAGCCCAAGGCGCGGGCCACGATCGGCAGTTCGAGCAGCTCCGCGTGCGTCAGGTCGTTGAGCTCCGCGAGCGCCTCGTCGACGGTGCGCGACCGCTTCGCCGTCGGCTCTGGCACGTAGTCCCGGACGACCAGCTCACGCTCCGGTTCCACCCCTGCGATCAACTCGTCGAGCTGGAGGGCGAGCAGCCGCCCGTCGGTGCCGAGCTCCACGACGTACTCCGCGATCTCCGTCGCGATCCGGCGCACCATCTCCAGCCGCTGCGCGACCGCCGTGACGTCGCGGACCGTCACCAGGTCCTCGATCTCCAGCGCGGAGAGAGTGCCGGCGACCTCGTCCAGGCGCAGCTTGTACCGCTCCAGCGTCGCCAGCGCCTGGTTCGCGCGGGACAGGATCGCCGCGGACTCCTCCAGGACGCGCCGCTCCCCGTCCACGTACAGCGCGATCAGCCGCATCGACTGCGAGACCGACACCACGGGGAAGCCGCACTGCTTGGAGACCCGGTCCGCGGTGCGGTGGCGGGTGCCGGTCTCCTCGGTGGGGATGGAGGCGTCAGGGACCAGCTGCACACCGGCCCGGTGGATCTTGGTGATGTCCTTGTCGAGGATGAGCGCCCCGTCGAGCTTGCACAGCTCGCGCAGGCGCGTCGCCGTGAACTCCACGTCCAGGACGAAGCCGCCCGTGCACATCGACTCGACCGTCTTGTCCATGCCGAGGACGATGAGACCGCCGGTGCTTCCCCGCAGAATCCGCTCCAGGCCGTCGCGCAGGGCGGTGCCCGGGGCGACCGCACTCAGCGAGGCGCGCATCAGCGCTTCCGTGCCGGACCCCCCGGAGCCTCCGCCGGACTTTCCGGGTGCTGCGCCCCGGTCGTTGGCTGCCACTGCTCTCCTCCGGCTCGTACGGATGGGCGAGACCAGGGCAAAGTCTAGCGACCCCGGCCACGCCCGGGCGGCGTCGCGGGCCGATGGGCGCCGCTCCCGCCCGGCCCGGACGGCCACCGGCGCACCTGGCCCCGTCGGCCGGGAGGTCCACCGGGCGACTTGCCCTGTCGTCCGGGAAGGCCAGGGCGTGCCTTCCGGATCCTGCCGGGCTCGTCCGGAAGACACACCCTAGCGGCGCGCCTCGTCCGCCCGTGGGGCTTCTGCCCGGCGCCCCCGCGGGAGCACTCTCAGCGCGTCCCCCATGTCGGCGACTTCCGTGACCTTCATACCAGGCGGCACCTTGCCCGGGTCGGACGGCACCAGTGCCTGGGTGAAGCCCAGCCGGTGCGCCTCCGCGAGCCGGCGCTGGACGCCCGTGACCCGTCTGACCTCGCCCGCGAGGCCGACCTCGCCGATCGCCACCAGGTTCTTCGGCAGGGGGGTGTCACTGGCCGCCGAGGCCAGCGCGAGCGCGATCGCGAGGTCCGCGGCGGGCTCGGAGAGCTTCACGCCGCCGACCGTCGCGCTGTAGATGTCCCGCTTGCCGAGCGCGCTGATGCGGCCCCGCTGCTCCAGCACCGCCAGCATCATCGACACCCGGGAGGTCTCGAGGCCGGAGGTCGTGCGCCGGGGCGAGGGGATCTGGGAGTCGACGGTGAGCGCCTGCACCTCGGCGACCAGGGGGCGGCGGCCCTCCAGCGTCACCGTGAGGCAGGTGCCGGGCACGGGCTCGTCGCGCCGGGTCAGGAACAGCCCGCTGGGGTCGGTGAGTCCGGTGATCCCCTCGTCGTGCAGCTCGAAGCAGCCGACCTCGTCCGTCGCCCCGTACCGGTTCTTGACGCCCCGCACGAGCCGCAGCCGCGCATGCCGGTCGCCCTCGAAGTGGAGCACGACGTCGACGAGATGCTCCAGCAGCCGCGGTCCCGCGATCGTGCCGTCCTTGGTGACATGGCCCACCAGCAGTGTCGACATCCCGCGGTCCTTGGAGGCCCGGATCAGCGCCCCCGCGACCTCCCTCACCTGTGCCATCCCGCCCGGCGCCCCGTCGATCTCCGGGGATGCCACGGTCTGGACGGAGTCCAGGACCAGCAGCGACGGCTTGACCGCGTCGAGATGGCCGAGGACCGCCGAGAGATCGGTCTCGGCGGCGAGGTACAGGTGGTCGCTGAGCGCGTTGATCCGGTCCGCGCGCAGCCGGACCTGGCTCGCGGACTCCTCACCCGTCACGTACAGCGTGCGGTGGTCGTCGCTCGCCGCCTTCGCGGCGACGTCGAGCAGCAGCGTGGACTTGCCGACGCCCGGCTCGCCCGCGAGCAGCACGACCGCGCCCGGAACGAGCCCGCCGCCGAGCACCCGGTCCAGCTCGGCGACCCCGGTCGTACGGGCCGTGGCCTGCCGGCCGTCGACCTGGCCGATGGGCAGCGCGGCGTTCGTCACCCGGCCCGCCGCGGTCGTCCGCACCGCGGGCGCCCCGTACTCCTCGACCGTGCCCCAGGCCTGGCACTCGGGGCAGCGGCCGAGCCACTTGGCGGTCGTCCAGCCGCATTCGGTGCAGCGGTAGGACGGCCTGTCCTTGGCGGTTTTCGTACGGGCAGCCATGCGGCAAACCGTAGCGGCACCCACTGACAGCGCGTACAGCCCGTCGGTGATCGCTGCCCATGATCACAGTCACCCGTACAGAGGCAAATGCCCCTGTACCCCATCGAGGGATGCGTTCACCCGTATGGATTAAATGCGCCCAACCGGCGCGAAGGGTGTGCCTTGCGCTGCCTACGGTCGCTGGGTGAAGAGCAGCATGCCGGAACCCCCCGCGCACTCCGCCGGGCACGCACCCGGGCACACACCCGGGCACGCCGGGGGAAAGCCCCCCGAGCACGCCGCCGGCGCACGCCGGCCCCATCGACGTGCGCAAGGCCGGCGGCCCGCTCTCGGGCAGACCCCGCCAGGGCGGTACGAGGCGTATCTGGACGGGCTGTTCACGTACTGCCTCTCCGTGCTCTGCGACCACGAGGCGGCAACGGCCGTGCTCGGCGACGTCCTGGCCATCTCCGAACGGCAGCACGGGCGTTGTCCCGCGGGCGAAGCCGAGCGGAAGGCCTGGCTGTACGCGCTCGCCCGGTGGGCCTGTCTGCGCGCACTCGGCGAGCAGAAGCTCCGCAAGCGGCAGGCGTCCGGCGGCGCGCACGGGGCCCACAGCGGACGGCGCGCGCCCGCCGCCGCCACCGAAGAGACCCCGGCCGTCTCCCCCGAGGCCGCCGAGCGGCACCGCGCCGAGCTGGCCCGGCTGGCCTGGCCCGAGGCCGCCGGCACCACCC from Streptomyces formicae includes these protein-coding regions:
- the disA gene encoding DNA integrity scanning diadenylate cyclase DisA translates to MAANDRGAAPGKSGGGSGGSGTEALMRASLSAVAPGTALRDGLERILRGSTGGLIVLGMDKTVESMCTGGFVLDVEFTATRLRELCKLDGALILDKDITKIHRAGVQLVPDASIPTEETGTRHRTADRVSKQCGFPVVSVSQSMRLIALYVDGERRVLEESAAILSRANQALATLERYKLRLDEVAGTLSALEIEDLVTVRDVTAVAQRLEMVRRIATEIAEYVVELGTDGRLLALQLDELIAGVEPERELVVRDYVPEPTAKRSRTVDEALAELNDLTHAELLELPIVARALGYSGSPETLDSAVSPRGYRLLAKVPRLPGAIIERLVEHFGGLQKLLAASVDDLQAVDGVGEARARSVREGLSRLAESSILERYV
- the radA gene encoding DNA repair protein RadA, which encodes MAARTKTAKDRPSYRCTECGWTTAKWLGRCPECQAWGTVEEYGAPAVRTTAAGRVTNAALPIGQVDGRQATARTTGVAELDRVLGGGLVPGAVVLLAGEPGVGKSTLLLDVAAKAASDDHRTLYVTGEESASQVRLRADRINALSDHLYLAAETDLSAVLGHLDAVKPSLLVLDSVQTVASPEIDGAPGGMAQVREVAGALIRASKDRGMSTLLVGHVTKDGTIAGPRLLEHLVDVVLHFEGDRHARLRLVRGVKNRYGATDEVGCFELHDEGITGLTDPSGLFLTRRDEPVPGTCLTVTLEGRRPLVAEVQALTVDSQIPSPRRTTSGLETSRVSMMLAVLEQRGRISALGKRDIYSATVGGVKLSEPAADLAIALALASAASDTPLPKNLVAIGEVGLAGEVRRVTGVQRRLAEAHRLGFTQALVPSDPGKVPPGMKVTEVADMGDALRVLPRGRRAEAPRADEARR